The Dehalogenimonas lykanthroporepellens BL-DC-9 genome includes a window with the following:
- a CDS encoding N-acetyl-gamma-glutamyl-phosphate reductase (TIGRFAM: N-acetyl-gamma-glutamyl-phosphate reductase~KEGG: det:DET1626 N-acetyl-gamma-glutamyl-phosphate reductase~PFAM: Semialdehyde dehydrogenase NAD - binding; Semialdehyde dehydrogenase dimerisation region), whose amino-acid sequence MSFIKAGILNVTGYAGVELARLLAGHPEVKLVSVTGRSTAGQPLGQIFPHLDSLGLTIAPDIGEEAELVFSALPHRESAEQILPLLSRGVRVIDISADFRLKDPALYEQWYGFTHPAPDLLVSAVYGLPELHREAIQTASLVANPGCYPTASTLAMAPALSAGLVNGQIIIDAKSGVSGAGRSLNIRTHYCEANEDVSAYALTGHRHQPEISQEMKQLNPKVSSVIFTPHLVPMTRGILSSCYASLAEDVSEDDIRDTYRRYYANEQFVRVTDQPPHTRDVAGTNLCLIHPVVDRQSKTLIVISVIDNLIKGAAGQAVQNMNILLGLPEATALPSLAQYP is encoded by the coding sequence ATGAGCTTTATCAAAGCGGGAATACTGAACGTAACCGGGTATGCCGGGGTCGAGCTGGCACGGTTGCTGGCCGGACACCCTGAAGTAAAGCTGGTTTCAGTCACCGGGCGCAGTACTGCCGGTCAACCGCTGGGACAGATTTTCCCTCATCTTGACAGCCTGGGACTGACCATCGCTCCGGACATCGGAGAAGAAGCGGAGTTGGTTTTCTCCGCCCTGCCTCACCGGGAAAGCGCGGAACAGATATTGCCTCTCCTGTCCAGAGGAGTCAGAGTTATCGATATCAGCGCCGATTTTCGACTGAAAGACCCTGCCCTGTATGAACAATGGTATGGTTTCACCCACCCGGCGCCGGATTTACTGGTGTCAGCGGTTTATGGCCTGCCGGAACTGCATCGTGAGGCAATACAGACGGCAAGCCTTGTAGCCAATCCCGGCTGTTACCCCACCGCCTCGACGCTGGCCATGGCACCAGCGTTGTCAGCTGGTTTGGTGAACGGGCAAATCATCATCGACGCCAAAAGCGGCGTTTCGGGTGCCGGCCGCAGTCTGAATATCAGGACACACTACTGTGAGGCCAATGAAGACGTTTCAGCCTATGCGTTGACCGGCCACCGCCATCAACCCGAAATATCGCAGGAAATGAAACAGCTGAATCCGAAAGTCTCATCGGTCATCTTCACCCCCCACCTGGTACCGATGACCCGCGGTATTCTGTCTAGTTGCTATGCCTCACTGGCGGAAGATGTTTCCGAAGACGATATCCGGGACACCTACCGCAGATATTACGCCAATGAGCAATTCGTCCGGGTAACCGACCAGCCGCCGCACACCCGGGATGTTGCCGGAACCAACTTGTGTCTGATTCATCCGGTGGTCGACCGACAGTCCAAAACGCTGATCGTCATCTCGGTTATCGACAATCTTATCAAAGGCGCCGCCGGCCAGGCAGTTCAGAACATGAATATCCTGCTGGGCTTGCCGGAGGCTACAGCCTTGCCCAGCCTGGCTCAATATCCCTGA
- a CDS encoding aspartate:alanine exchanger (AAE) family transporter (KEGG: aspartate:alanine exchanger (AAE) family transporter), translating into MIMRSIGLGLILASVVTIGAGIVIGDGLVFYISGIALGLIGNILNWFGKRQIEQHK; encoded by the coding sequence ATGATAATGAGAAGTATCGGCCTCGGGCTTATCTTGGCTTCGGTGGTGACGATTGGGGCGGGCATTGTCATTGGTGACGGTCTGGTTTTTTATATCTCCGGTATAGCACTCGGCCTTATCGGTAACATTCTCAACTGGTTCGGTAAACGGCAGATAGAACAGCATAAATAA
- a CDS encoding RNA modification enzyme, MiaB family (TIGRFAM: RNA modification enzyme, MiaB family; tRNA-i(6)A37 thiotransferase enzyme MiaB~PFAM: Radical SAM domain protein; Protein of unknown function UPF0004 ; deoxyribonuclease/rho motif-related TRAM~KEGG: det:DET1385 tRNA-i(6)A37 thiotransferase enzyme MiaB~SMART: Elongator protein 3/MiaB/NifB) codes for MPKYHIFTIGCQMNQAEAERLGSLMELKGFSGVEKPEDADLVLLVSCAVRQSAEERIINRLAVLNKLKQDRPGLKVALTGCMVDEDPSAMRRTYPMVDYFFGAGQMPDFLDEIPPMILPGKPGVTAFVPIIQGCDNFCSYCIVPYRRGRERSRTLEELQAELTELVSRGVREVTLLGQNVNAWGHDLPGQPDLADLLTSLSRQEGLLRLRFLTNHPKDMSERLMRSLAELDKVCPAVNLPVQAGDDRVLELMRRGYTAGEYLDLVKRLRQAVPGLALTTDIIVGFPGETEAQFQNTRSLMEQVRFDAVHLAVYSPRPGTEAAEKYPDDVPRDQKSRRLAELERLQARIAGEINAALTGETVEVLVENQNRGRWRGRDIRGKLVFFESRMELSGRLVNVRITDTGPWSLRGEIVEGGA; via the coding sequence ATGCCCAAATATCATATCTTTACCATAGGCTGTCAGATGAATCAGGCTGAAGCCGAACGACTGGGTAGCCTGATGGAATTAAAAGGTTTCTCCGGTGTCGAAAAACCTGAAGATGCGGATCTGGTTCTTCTGGTAAGTTGCGCGGTTCGTCAGAGCGCCGAAGAACGTATCATCAATCGATTAGCCGTTCTTAACAAGCTCAAGCAAGACCGACCGGGATTAAAGGTTGCCTTGACCGGTTGTATGGTCGACGAAGACCCCTCTGCCATGCGTCGGACTTACCCGATGGTGGACTATTTTTTCGGTGCCGGGCAAATGCCGGATTTTCTCGATGAGATACCACCGATGATTCTCCCGGGAAAGCCGGGTGTCACCGCGTTCGTACCGATAATTCAAGGGTGTGACAATTTCTGTTCCTATTGTATCGTGCCTTACCGACGGGGACGGGAGAGGTCACGAACTTTGGAAGAATTACAGGCAGAATTAACTGAACTGGTGAGCCGCGGTGTCCGCGAAGTGACTCTGCTGGGCCAGAACGTCAATGCCTGGGGCCACGACCTTCCTGGTCAGCCGGATCTGGCTGATCTTCTGACCAGTCTTTCCCGGCAGGAAGGACTGTTGCGACTGCGTTTTCTGACCAACCACCCCAAGGATATGAGCGAGCGTTTAATGCGTTCGCTGGCAGAATTGGACAAGGTCTGTCCGGCTGTCAATCTGCCGGTTCAGGCCGGGGATGACCGGGTGTTGGAACTCATGCGCCGGGGTTATACTGCCGGGGAATATCTTGATCTGGTCAAACGGTTACGGCAAGCAGTTCCCGGACTGGCTCTGACGACCGACATCATAGTAGGCTTTCCCGGTGAAACCGAAGCCCAATTTCAGAATACCCGGTCACTGATGGAACAGGTGCGTTTTGATGCTGTCCATCTCGCTGTCTATTCACCCCGTCCCGGTACTGAAGCCGCGGAAAAATATCCGGATGATGTTCCCAGAGATCAAAAATCGCGGCGGCTCGCCGAACTGGAGCGATTGCAGGCCCGTATTGCCGGTGAAATCAACGCGGCACTGACCGGTGAAACAGTTGAGGTGTTGGTTGAAAACCAAAACCGGGGCAGGTGGCGGGGACGTGATATCCGTGGTAAACTGGTGTTCTTTGAAAGCCGAATGGAGTTGTCCGGACGGCTGGTAAATGTAAGAATAACCGATACCGGGCCATGGTCGCTTCGGGGAGAGATCGTGGAGGGC
- a CDS encoding sodium/hydrogen exchanger (PFAM: sodium/hydrogen exchanger; TrkA-N domain protein~KEGG: deb:DehaBAV1_1372 sodium/hydrogen exchanger) yields MGHLGFGAEIIIALVAAVLGGILAHRLKLPVLLGYLVAGMLVSPHGLGLIQDTESIEAMASIGVILLLFTLGLEFSLEELRRIGAVAILGGIAQILATAGAGFGLGQILGWGVAESIFFGFLLSLSSTLIVLKLLMERGELDTTHGRIMTGILLVQDLSLIPLMIILPTLGATDTDIGPALLSAGGKALVFIIGMAAFGFWLLPRILERVARSRSRELFLITVVSVSLAAAIGAEFFGVSAAVGAFIAGLLIGQSSFARQALADIVPFRDAFGALFFVSLGTLADLSFIYQNPLLIIGVVLFILAVKFIICSAVPWLFGYSARTSLATGFGLAQIGEFSFVLAGVGVASGVLRDSTYALTLGAAITTMVLTPFVISLGNRVYHRLERTAFGQRFFNLRGEVSGARSTPELSGHAVICGHGRSAAALTKVLKRRNLNYLVIELDPKKIAELRREGVPCIYGDASNPEILGSAQLEKARLLVCTFPGFMDVELTVKNARRINPRLDIVARVEQDRDAEVLKDIGVNELVRPQFEASLEITRHALHRYGVPSTEIQYLLNSLREGRMS; encoded by the coding sequence TTGGGACATCTGGGATTCGGCGCTGAAATAATTATCGCCCTGGTCGCCGCCGTACTGGGGGGTATTCTGGCGCATCGCCTGAAACTGCCGGTGTTGCTGGGATATCTTGTGGCCGGTATGCTTGTCAGTCCTCACGGTCTGGGGTTGATACAGGACACTGAATCCATTGAGGCTATGGCCAGCATCGGTGTCATCCTGTTGCTGTTCACTCTGGGGCTGGAGTTTTCTCTCGAGGAACTCCGGCGCATCGGGGCGGTAGCTATACTGGGAGGGATAGCTCAGATACTGGCGACGGCGGGCGCCGGCTTCGGCCTGGGCCAGATTCTCGGCTGGGGTGTAGCGGAGTCAATCTTCTTTGGATTCCTGCTTTCCTTGAGTTCTACCCTGATAGTTTTGAAATTACTGATGGAAAGGGGCGAACTCGATACGACTCACGGCCGGATCATGACCGGTATTCTGCTGGTGCAGGACCTGTCGCTTATCCCGTTGATGATAATTCTGCCAACCCTGGGCGCTACCGATACCGATATCGGTCCAGCTTTGTTGAGCGCCGGTGGTAAAGCTCTTGTTTTTATCATCGGTATGGCGGCATTTGGGTTCTGGTTACTGCCCCGAATACTGGAGAGGGTTGCCCGGTCACGTTCCCGGGAACTTTTTCTGATCACGGTGGTCTCTGTATCGCTGGCGGCGGCTATCGGGGCTGAGTTTTTCGGCGTTTCCGCCGCGGTCGGGGCCTTTATTGCCGGTCTTCTCATCGGTCAGTCCAGTTTCGCCCGTCAGGCGCTGGCCGATATCGTACCTTTCCGGGATGCTTTTGGGGCGCTGTTTTTCGTTTCTCTGGGTACGCTGGCCGACCTTTCATTCATCTATCAAAACCCATTGTTGATAATCGGCGTCGTCCTGTTCATTCTGGCTGTCAAGTTCATTATCTGTTCCGCTGTCCCCTGGTTGTTCGGTTACAGTGCCAGGACTTCTCTGGCTACCGGATTTGGGCTGGCCCAAATTGGAGAGTTCAGTTTCGTTCTGGCCGGTGTCGGCGTGGCCTCAGGCGTGCTGAGAGATTCCACCTACGCATTGACTCTGGGAGCGGCGATTACCACCATGGTGCTGACACCGTTCGTAATAAGTTTGGGAAACCGAGTGTATCACCGTCTGGAAAGGACGGCGTTCGGGCAGAGGTTCTTCAACTTGAGGGGTGAAGTATCCGGAGCCCGTTCGACTCCAGAGCTATCCGGACACGCCGTAATCTGCGGTCATGGACGTTCCGCGGCCGCCTTGACCAAAGTGCTTAAGCGGCGGAATCTGAACTATCTGGTCATTGAACTGGACCCGAAAAAAATTGCCGAATTACGTCGGGAAGGCGTACCGTGTATTTATGGAGATGCGTCGAATCCTGAAATACTGGGTAGCGCCCAGCTTGAAAAGGCGAGACTGCTGGTGTGTACCTTTCCCGGTTTCATGGATGTTGAACTCACGGTTAAAAACGCTCGCAGGATCAACCCCCGCCTGGATATTGTCGCCCGGGTGGAGCAAGACAGGGATGCCGAGGTTCTGAAAGATATCGGTGTCAATGAGCTGGTTCGTCCTCAATTTGAAGCCAGCCTGGAAATTACCCGCCATGCCCTTCATCGTTACGGTGTACCATCTACTGAAATCCAGTATCTGCTCAACAGTTTGCGCGAAGGTCGCATGAGTTGA
- a CDS encoding diacylglycerol kinase catalytic region (PFAM: diacylglycerol kinase catalytic region~KEGG: nhl:Nhal_1571 diacylglycerol kinase catalytic region) — protein MDDKGRQVMVVASPGAGRFRSGVRRTLESELSRHGWDLQWHVIESPEGLETSVSRAVSAGCRRFLAVGGDGTVSRLASLLYGKPHELGIIPAGTANTMARVLGISMNIRQAAVIVATSRNTRRVDSLSVEGRLCLLNVSAGVSSRSLAGLNEAQKTAAGMFSYVIGAAKASLRVSPCDYSLVTDAEACSYRGVEIHVTNNGVLGVPQFHLYERSLLVDGRAEVLGISSWTPPNILNTALDILLRRRRRAIQLIGAGQEIFIDCAQPMPVQGDGDLIGVTPVTIRVLPRAIDFIVP, from the coding sequence ATGGACGATAAAGGCCGGCAGGTCATGGTGGTCGCATCTCCCGGGGCCGGCCGGTTCCGGTCGGGAGTGCGGCGGACCCTGGAAAGCGAACTCAGCCGGCATGGCTGGGATTTGCAGTGGCATGTTATCGAGTCACCGGAAGGGCTGGAGACATCTGTCAGCCGGGCGGTGTCTGCCGGATGCCGCCGTTTTCTCGCCGTCGGCGGTGACGGTACCGTTTCCAGATTGGCCAGTCTTCTCTACGGCAAACCGCATGAATTGGGAATCATTCCCGCCGGTACTGCCAATACGATGGCCCGGGTGCTGGGTATTTCCATGAATATCCGTCAAGCCGCGGTCATTGTCGCCACCTCCCGAAATACCCGCCGGGTCGATTCACTCTCGGTTGAAGGACGGCTGTGTCTGTTGAACGTTTCCGCCGGGGTTTCTTCCAGATCTCTGGCCGGGTTGAATGAGGCCCAGAAAACGGCGGCGGGTATGTTCTCCTATGTCATTGGTGCCGCCAAAGCCAGCCTTCGCGTTTCGCCGTGCGATTATTCATTGGTCACTGATGCCGAAGCCTGTTCTTACCGGGGTGTCGAAATTCATGTTACCAATAACGGAGTGCTGGGAGTCCCCCAGTTTCACCTGTATGAGCGTTCCCTGCTGGTTGATGGTCGAGCCGAAGTACTGGGTATCAGCAGTTGGACACCGCCCAATATTTTGAACACGGCTTTGGATATTCTGCTACGACGCCGGCGCCGGGCTATTCAGCTGATCGGTGCCGGTCAGGAAATATTCATCGATTGCGCTCAGCCGATGCCGGTCCAGGGCGACGGTGATTTGATTGGAGTGACCCCCGTTACCATTCGAGTGTTACCCCGGGCGATAGATTTTATCGTTCCTTGA
- a CDS encoding hypothetical protein (KEGG: ppl:POSPLDRAFT_102240 hypothetical protein), which produces MHNDKAETYQQPAGDLEMAVQSAFPMIDQIAVQARTQAQRAGTLAMHEYRRKLQGIVLDMQDSVREEGARLAEQIRQAVLLQAEEKALDLVDEFVHGRQAEAENLARNLLVPEEQSDLLELEETPAPVAVNEFGVEQQTEPIEATAKHSQTKADSDLPGAGPGTAGKTASDFASFISKNQS; this is translated from the coding sequence ATGCATAATGATAAAGCCGAAACTTACCAACAGCCCGCCGGAGATCTGGAAATGGCGGTTCAGAGCGCTTTTCCGATGATAGATCAGATTGCTGTTCAAGCCCGAACTCAGGCCCAGCGCGCCGGAACTCTGGCGATGCATGAGTATCGACGCAAACTACAGGGAATCGTCCTGGATATGCAGGACAGCGTTCGCGAAGAAGGTGCCAGACTGGCCGAGCAGATTCGCCAGGCAGTTCTTTTGCAGGCCGAAGAAAAGGCACTGGATCTGGTCGATGAGTTTGTTCATGGACGTCAGGCTGAAGCGGAAAATCTGGCGCGGAATCTTCTGGTTCCGGAAGAGCAATCGGATTTGCTGGAGTTGGAGGAGACTCCAGCGCCGGTTGCTGTCAATGAATTCGGGGTCGAACAACAAACCGAGCCTATTGAAGCGACAGCCAAACATTCTCAAACGAAGGCTGATTCCGACCTTCCCGGCGCCGGTCCTGGAACTGCAGGGAAAACCGCCTCCGACTTTGCCAGTTTTATTTCGAAAAACCAATCCTGA
- a CDS encoding Xylose isomerase domain protein TIM barrel (KEGG: det:DET0392 AP endonuclease~PFAM: Xylose isomerase domain protein TIM barrel~SMART: AP endonuclease family 2) — protein sequence MLIFGTAGIPLSTPPSGDTIAGLRQVSQLGLGSMEIEFVRSIYLRDNTAPPVACVGGKLGLRLSCHAPYYLNLNASDEEKLRKSAVMIRQSARIASLAGARTLVFHPGYYLKEAPETVYFRIKHQLEMIVDKLNDEGVSIELRPELAGKTSQFGTLSEILRLSKEIPGVAPAIDFAHLYAATGRYNSYPEFAQVLEKIGEVLGPDALKNLHLHVSGIESGNGGERRHRNLLETSYRYEELIQALIDFQASGLVICESPNIEDDALLLQSTWRELSPGPLKA from the coding sequence ATGCTTATATTCGGAACCGCCGGCATTCCGCTCAGCACCCCTCCATCCGGTGATACCATAGCCGGCCTCAGACAGGTGAGCCAGCTGGGTTTGGGGTCGATGGAAATAGAATTCGTGCGTAGCATTTACCTGCGGGATAATACTGCCCCGCCGGTGGCCTGTGTCGGCGGTAAGCTGGGGTTGCGTCTGTCCTGTCACGCGCCATATTATCTTAATCTGAACGCATCAGACGAGGAGAAACTTCGCAAGTCAGCGGTGATGATTCGTCAATCGGCTCGCATCGCCTCTTTAGCCGGAGCTCGAACCCTGGTTTTTCATCCCGGTTACTATCTCAAGGAGGCGCCGGAAACCGTTTATTTCAGGATAAAACATCAGCTGGAAATGATCGTCGACAAACTGAATGATGAGGGCGTGTCTATTGAATTAAGGCCGGAACTGGCCGGTAAAACGTCACAATTCGGGACGCTGTCGGAAATATTGCGGTTGTCGAAGGAGATACCGGGAGTGGCTCCGGCCATTGACTTCGCTCATCTGTATGCCGCGACGGGCCGGTATAACAGTTACCCTGAATTTGCCCAGGTACTGGAAAAAATCGGTGAGGTTTTAGGGCCGGATGCGCTCAAGAACCTCCATCTTCATGTTTCCGGTATAGAATCCGGCAATGGCGGAGAGCGGCGTCACCGGAATCTGCTTGAAACCAGCTACCGATATGAAGAATTGATCCAGGCACTGATAGATTTTCAAGCCTCCGGTCTGGTTATCTGTGAGAGTCCCAATATAGAGGATGACGCCTTGTTACTGCAAAGTACCTGGAGAGAACTTTCGCCTGGACCACTCAAGGCATGA
- a CDS encoding ATP-dependent metalloprotease FtsH (SMART: AAA ATPase~TIGRFAM: ATP-dependent metalloprotease FtsH~KEGG: det:DET0391 ATP-dependent metalloprotease FtsH~PFAM: peptidase M41; AAA ATPase central domain protein; peptidase M41 FtsH extracellular) translates to MKFNWRKTTIVYIVMLVASIAIFTIFLPPSSDQPVEISQNQLVQLSQEGKIARIIIEGERIDIITNEPEPRELFTYKEPLTSIYAIPGFDPTGIDIKPKGDAGIDWGAVFINFIPILIIGGIIIFMFSQARGANSQAMQFGRSKAKMFNVDKPTTTLNDVAGVDEAKQEVQEIVEFLKSRERFQALGARIPKGVLLIGYPGTGKTLLARAIAGEAGVPFFSISGSEFVEMFVGVGASRVRDLFEQAKRNAPCIIFIDEIDAVGRQRGAGLGGSHDEREQTLNQILVEMDGFEASTSVIVIAATNRPDVLDPALMRPGRFDRRVVLDMPDLNGRHQILNIHAKGKPLADDVDLEALAKQSIGFSGADLANLMNEGAILAARAGKTNIGMEDLEEAIDRVIAGPERKSRKVSQHEKEITAYHEAGHALVARMLPAADPVHKITIVARGMAGGYTRQLPTEDRYIATKTQFTAKIAIAMGGRLAEELRFNEMSTGASQDFKEATNLAKKMVTSYGMSEKLGPRTFGSKEEMVFLGKEIHEQRDYGEKTADLIDQEVESIIQAAYEQAKTILTDNFDRLRYIAEKLMAIETLEGDKLDTLFTEPIPPESEWAEVDTSSAEKAKPAEPAKPKTRTRTRKRPTDPGTATAPSPAT, encoded by the coding sequence ATGAAATTCAACTGGAGAAAAACTACCATCGTCTACATCGTCATGCTGGTTGCCAGCATCGCGATATTTACCATATTTCTGCCGCCGTCCAGCGACCAGCCGGTGGAAATCAGCCAGAACCAGCTGGTTCAATTATCGCAGGAAGGCAAGATTGCCAGAATTATAATTGAAGGCGAACGCATTGACATAATAACCAATGAACCGGAACCCCGGGAACTATTCACCTATAAAGAACCCTTGACTTCAATTTATGCCATACCGGGTTTCGACCCGACGGGTATTGATATCAAGCCCAAGGGTGATGCCGGTATCGACTGGGGTGCCGTTTTCATCAACTTCATACCGATTCTGATAATCGGCGGTATCATTATCTTCATGTTTTCACAGGCTCGCGGCGCTAATTCCCAGGCGATGCAGTTTGGTCGTTCAAAGGCTAAGATGTTCAATGTAGACAAGCCGACTACCACGCTCAATGATGTAGCCGGCGTTGACGAAGCCAAGCAGGAAGTTCAGGAAATCGTGGAATTCCTGAAATCACGGGAACGGTTTCAGGCGCTGGGAGCCCGGATTCCCAAGGGTGTTCTGCTTATCGGTTATCCGGGCACCGGCAAGACTTTGCTGGCCCGGGCGATTGCCGGCGAAGCCGGTGTTCCGTTCTTTTCCATCTCCGGGTCCGAATTCGTGGAGATGTTCGTCGGCGTCGGTGCTTCCAGAGTCAGGGACCTTTTTGAGCAGGCTAAACGCAATGCTCCCTGTATCATCTTTATCGATGAAATCGATGCAGTCGGCCGCCAGCGTGGTGCCGGTCTGGGCGGTTCACACGATGAGAGGGAACAGACCCTTAACCAGATACTGGTGGAGATGGATGGATTTGAAGCTAGTACCTCCGTTATTGTAATCGCCGCTACCAACCGGCCTGATGTGCTCGACCCGGCGCTGATGCGTCCCGGCCGGTTTGACCGCCGGGTGGTGCTGGATATGCCGGATCTCAATGGGAGACACCAGATTCTCAACATTCATGCCAAGGGCAAGCCACTGGCCGATGATGTCGACCTGGAGGCACTGGCCAAGCAGAGCATCGGTTTTTCCGGCGCTGACCTGGCTAACCTGATGAACGAAGGCGCCATTCTGGCCGCCCGCGCCGGTAAAACCAATATCGGTATGGAAGATCTTGAAGAAGCCATCGATCGCGTTATCGCCGGCCCTGAACGCAAGAGTCGCAAGGTCAGCCAGCATGAAAAGGAGATTACCGCCTATCATGAGGCCGGCCACGCCCTGGTGGCGCGGATGTTGCCGGCGGCCGACCCGGTTCATAAGATTACCATCGTTGCCCGGGGAATGGCCGGTGGCTACACCCGGCAATTACCGACGGAAGACCGGTATATCGCTACCAAGACCCAGTTTACCGCTAAAATTGCCATCGCCATGGGCGGACGTCTGGCCGAGGAACTGAGGTTCAATGAGATGTCCACCGGCGCTTCTCAGGATTTCAAGGAAGCCACCAACCTGGCCAAGAAGATGGTTACGTCCTACGGCATGAGTGAAAAGCTGGGACCGCGAACCTTCGGCAGTAAAGAAGAAATGGTCTTCCTCGGTAAGGAAATCCATGAGCAGAGGGATTACGGAGAAAAAACTGCCGACCTTATAGATCAGGAGGTTGAGTCTATCATTCAAGCGGCATATGAGCAGGCGAAGACTATTCTGACTGACAACTTCGACCGTTTGCGCTATATAGCCGAAAAACTGATGGCCATCGAAACCCTGGAAGGGGATAAGCTGGATACGTTGTTTACCGAACCGATACCTCCGGAATCGGAATGGGCTGAAGTTGACACCAGCTCGGCTGAAAAAGCCAAGCCGGCAGAACCAGCCAAACCCAAAACAAGAACCAGAACAAGGAAAAGGCCGACCGACCCGGGAACGGCGACGGCGCCTTCTCCGGCTACGTAA
- a CDS encoding Nucleoside-diphosphate kinase (PFAM: nucleoside diphosphate kinase~KEGG: dev:DhcVS_336 nucleoside diphosphate kinase~SMART: nucleoside diphosphate kinase) → MEQILVLIKPDGVANGHSGAILHRLEATGARLVAARMLKISRETAEKHYDVHRQRPFFNSVVEYITSGPSIAAVFEGQDVISTVRTAMGATDPAKAEPGTIRKDFAESIERNAVHGSDSPETAAYEIPLYFRPEEIYSGN, encoded by the coding sequence ATGGAACAAATTCTGGTACTGATAAAACCTGACGGGGTGGCTAACGGTCATTCGGGGGCTATTTTGCATCGACTTGAGGCAACCGGCGCCAGACTGGTGGCGGCTCGCATGCTCAAAATCTCTCGTGAAACCGCCGAAAAGCATTACGATGTGCATCGTCAGCGACCCTTTTTCAACAGCGTTGTTGAATATATCACCTCCGGCCCGTCGATAGCCGCCGTCTTCGAAGGCCAGGACGTAATCTCCACCGTAAGGACAGCGATGGGGGCTACGGATCCGGCGAAAGCGGAACCGGGCACCATTCGCAAGGATTTCGCTGAAAGCATCGAGCGTAACGCTGTTCACGGGTCCGATTCACCGGAAACGGCGGCTTATGAAATTCCGTTGTACTTCCGACCGGAAGAGATTTATTCCGGTAATTAG
- a CDS encoding Iojap-related protein (PFAM: Iojap-related protein~KEGG: paa:Paes_0136 iojap-like protein), whose product MVVLESIDLARRIADLALEKQADNIIITDVRGLSSITDYQVTLSADNHRLARAVFDEVIDRLKKEKVRPLSSEASGQESDWLIVDYGSVMLHIFTPAKRALYDFDRLWPEAKTVLALQ is encoded by the coding sequence GTGGTAGTTCTGGAAAGCATTGATTTAGCCCGGAGAATCGCCGACCTGGCCCTGGAAAAACAGGCCGATAATATAATCATCACGGACGTCAGAGGATTGTCCAGTATCACTGATTATCAAGTCACATTGTCAGCCGATAATCACCGGCTGGCGCGCGCTGTATTCGATGAGGTCATCGACCGGTTGAAGAAAGAAAAGGTCAGGCCATTATCTTCAGAAGCCTCGGGCCAGGAATCCGATTGGCTGATTGTCGATTATGGCTCGGTTATGCTCCATATTTTTACTCCGGCAAAACGAGCTTTGTACGACTTCGACCGTCTCTGGCCCGAAGCCAAGACAGTACTGGCCCTGCAGTAA